A DNA window from Pseudodesulfovibrio thermohalotolerans contains the following coding sequences:
- a CDS encoding motility associated factor glycosyltransferase family protein: MTEPMENSQIAALVELGILCRGEQVDPVGPGHADPGPHRFSDHAQLCRFENPAFRRPFGDRSKEAFAPLPPDTTMESAIMATRLVILLGAADSPELRLALASRATVVVVFEPDERVLIQFLERFKLAGLNRPNLFCFTGDPRSFNPPLQELLPADMFRMGVPAFFLTERVRTLYGEWAGRVVEYLETLHYRHAIYGLSGQALSRSRPLRNIHRGLLYDQQVHAYENVPDYLNAPPVSALRKTLCGTDAVLVAAGPDLPARFDYLRRVRDRVAIICVNNAVKPLVEAGIKPHFVVINDTSIASGQVFKHIPKLPETILVGHCLSDLGGDRFRRKYLFGSLLPQLFGPRDDLRLHGSVISTAFSLARLLGCSRCVFIGAQLASDNPWSLGYSKGTLKNSAEAVERPLTDAFPQLAPVDTPFGERLYTTLNFLDAALWLTEEIRVSGVRCVNTSRASILYGEGIEYEDEPEPQGAPPLMKDLYRPEPPRVDRAGAARWLRGEIRLWSSVRDAARTLLADDSPAMTAKGMAILDQLDANNVTYLTERREGFWNEQFYRLVFEGDEADRRKGLRLYFRNVFAMSGEFLGLLKRALESV; the protein is encoded by the coding sequence ATGACCGAACCTATGGAGAACAGCCAGATAGCCGCCCTGGTGGAGTTGGGCATCCTGTGCCGGGGGGAGCAGGTGGACCCGGTGGGGCCCGGCCATGCCGATCCCGGCCCGCACCGCTTTTCTGACCACGCCCAGTTGTGCCGTTTCGAGAATCCGGCCTTCCGCCGCCCGTTCGGCGACCGTTCGAAGGAGGCCTTTGCGCCTCTGCCGCCGGATACGACCATGGAGTCGGCCATCATGGCCACTCGTCTTGTGATTCTGCTCGGCGCGGCCGATTCTCCCGAGCTGCGCCTGGCGCTGGCCTCCCGGGCCACGGTGGTGGTCGTCTTCGAGCCGGACGAGCGCGTGCTCATTCAATTCCTGGAACGGTTCAAGCTGGCCGGGCTGAACCGGCCCAATCTGTTCTGTTTCACCGGCGACCCGCGCTCCTTCAATCCGCCGCTTCAGGAACTGCTGCCCGCCGACATGTTCCGCATGGGCGTTCCGGCCTTCTTCCTGACGGAACGGGTCCGAACCCTTTACGGCGAATGGGCCGGACGGGTTGTCGAGTATCTGGAGACCCTTCATTACCGTCACGCCATCTACGGGCTGTCCGGTCAGGCCCTGTCTCGCTCCCGCCCCCTGCGGAACATCCATCGGGGGCTGTTGTACGACCAGCAGGTTCATGCCTACGAGAACGTGCCCGACTATCTGAACGCGCCGCCCGTCTCGGCGTTGCGCAAGACGCTTTGCGGGACCGACGCCGTGCTGGTGGCCGCCGGGCCGGATCTGCCCGCCCGGTTCGACTATCTACGGCGGGTCCGGGACCGGGTCGCGATCATCTGCGTGAACAACGCGGTCAAACCGCTGGTCGAGGCCGGGATCAAGCCGCATTTCGTCGTCATCAACGACACCTCCATCGCCTCGGGCCAGGTCTTCAAGCATATCCCGAAGCTGCCCGAGACCATCCTGGTGGGCCACTGCCTTTCCGATCTGGGCGGCGACAGGTTCCGCCGGAAATACCTGTTCGGCTCGTTGCTGCCGCAATTATTCGGCCCCCGGGACGACCTGCGCCTGCACGGCTCGGTCATCTCCACGGCCTTTTCCCTGGCCCGGCTGCTCGGTTGTTCGCGCTGCGTGTTCATCGGCGCCCAGCTCGCTTCGGACAACCCCTGGAGCCTTGGTTATTCCAAGGGAACGCTGAAAAATTCGGCCGAGGCCGTCGAGCGGCCGCTGACCGATGCGTTCCCCCAGCTCGCGCCGGTGGACACGCCCTTCGGGGAACGGCTTTACACCACCCTCAACTTCCTGGACGCGGCCCTGTGGCTGACCGAGGAAATCCGGGTGTCCGGGGTGCGCTGCGTGAACACCTCCAGGGCAAGCATCCTCTATGGCGAGGGCATCGAATACGAGGACGAGCCGGAACCGCAGGGCGCGCCGCCGCTCATGAAGGATTTGTATCGGCCCGAGCCACCGAGGGTGGACCGCGCGGGCGCGGCCCGCTGGCTGCGCGGCGAAATCCGGCTGTGGTCCAGCGTGCGGGATGCGGCCCGGACCTTGCTGGCCGACGACAGCCCGGCCATGACGGCCAAGGGCATGGCCATCCTCGATCAGCTGGACGCCAACAACGTCACTTACCTGACGGAACGCCGCGAAGGGTTCTGGAACGAGCAGTTCTATAGGCTGGTCTTCGAGGGGGACGAAGCGGACCGCAGAAAAGGGCTGCGTCTTTATTTCCGCAACGTCTTCGCCATGAGCGGCGAGTTCCTCGGCCTGCTGAAGCGGGCTCTCGAATCCGTCTAG
- a CDS encoding NAD(P)/FAD-dependent oxidoreductase: MNKTFDTIVCGGSLAGSAAALTLARQGRSVAVLDKASFPRTKLCGGLLTWKSVQLLDALFGETPRSLGEAGIVRDMSDRYSIRTFSADLADGKLSYPFHFVDRTELDSRLLEHARRAGATIFENAEVAGCDPDSGEVLLKSGDTFRGKYVIGADGAHSVVRASFPEVDPHRMRRLTAATIEVKIPARDFPVPVNAPILYIGFLDAGYGWVFPNGVNVLLGICGLRDRDTHFAKLFRAYLDALGVAPDALSCQRGHPLPYGSYLHDPVHGRALLAGDAGGFVEPLFGEGIFFAMCTGMYAGQAVADALAGGDDACAAYTERLHRMILPELNGSDRLRWILFRAMRWFGAGTIRRFINLGAGPLGDMVHGKRSYNWLRKKTWDFPTSRA; the protein is encoded by the coding sequence ATGAACAAGACCTTCGACACCATCGTCTGCGGCGGATCGCTGGCGGGCAGCGCAGCCGCCCTGACTCTGGCCCGGCAGGGCCGCTCCGTGGCGGTTCTCGACAAGGCCTCCTTTCCCCGCACCAAGCTCTGCGGCGGGCTGCTCACGTGGAAATCCGTGCAGCTCCTGGACGCCCTGTTCGGCGAAACGCCCCGGTCGCTGGGCGAAGCCGGGATCGTCCGGGACATGTCGGACCGCTACTCCATCCGCACCTTCTCCGCCGACCTGGCCGACGGAAAGCTTTCCTACCCCTTCCACTTCGTCGACCGAACCGAGCTGGATTCCAGACTGCTGGAACACGCGCGCCGCGCCGGGGCCACGATCTTCGAGAATGCCGAAGTGGCGGGCTGCGACCCGGACAGCGGCGAGGTGCTCCTCAAAAGCGGCGACACCTTCCGGGGGAAATACGTCATCGGCGCGGACGGGGCGCACTCGGTGGTGCGCGCCTCCTTCCCGGAGGTGGACCCGCACCGTATGCGGCGGCTCACGGCCGCGACCATCGAGGTCAAGATTCCGGCCCGGGACTTCCCTGTCCCGGTGAACGCTCCGATCCTCTACATCGGCTTTCTGGACGCGGGCTACGGCTGGGTCTTTCCCAACGGAGTAAACGTGCTTCTGGGCATCTGCGGACTGCGCGACCGGGACACCCACTTCGCCAAACTGTTCCGGGCCTATCTCGACGCGCTCGGCGTGGCACCGGACGCGCTCTCCTGTCAGCGGGGCCACCCCCTGCCCTACGGCAGCTACCTGCACGATCCGGTGCACGGCCGCGCCCTGCTCGCGGGTGACGCGGGCGGATTCGTGGAACCGCTCTTCGGAGAAGGCATCTTCTTCGCCATGTGCACGGGCATGTACGCGGGCCAGGCCGTGGCCGACGCGCTCGCCGGTGGCGACGACGCCTGCGCCGCCTACACCGAGAGGCTCCACCGCATGATCCTCCCCGAGCTCAACGGATCGGACAGGCTGCGCTGGATCCTCTTCCGGGCCATGCGATGGTTCGGCGCCGGGACCATCCGCCGGTTCATCAACCTCGGCGCGGGACCGCTCGGCGACATGGTCCACGGCAAGCGGTCCTACAACTGGCTCCGAAAAAAGACCTGGGATTTCCCGACATCGCGCGCGTAA
- a CDS encoding NAD+ synthase codes for MKIGVLQLNPIVGDLDGNAARILAAARRAKDLGAELCLTSELALTGYPPRDLLLYGGFVDRARERAETLARELADCPPLLLGAVERNRTGQGKPVFNCALWCEGGEIGRTVRKTLLPTYDVFDEARYFEPAPAGDPEANLIRHNGHTLAVTICEDAWNDKDYWDARTYARDPLEEAAAGAPDIILNLSASPLFLGKQQLREDMLGAVARKYAVPLVYANQTGGNDDLVFDGRSCAFAPNGELLARAAGFEEDVLIVDTADPAANTVSNDNFSRESETWHALVAGTRDYVRKSGFSTALVGLSGGIDSAVTAVVAAEALGAENVTCVLMPSPYSSRGSIDDSLELAKNLGVKTLTLPIEPIMRAFDEALAEPFAGYAEDTTEENIQSRIRGNLLMALSNKYGALLLTTGNKSELAVGYCTIYGDMSGGFAVISDVDKTGVFNLARWYNAEVAPHIPEAIITKPPSAELRPDQKDQDSLPDYAVLDAILALHVEHQKSRREIIAEGFDAETVGKVLNLVRIAEFKRRQAAPGIKLTPRSFGTGWRMPLACRRNL; via the coding sequence ATGAAAATAGGCGTCCTGCAACTCAATCCCATTGTCGGCGATCTCGACGGCAACGCGGCCAGAATCCTGGCCGCCGCGCGCCGGGCCAAGGACCTCGGCGCGGAACTCTGCCTGACCTCGGAACTCGCCCTGACCGGCTATCCGCCGCGCGACCTCCTGCTCTACGGCGGATTCGTGGACCGCGCCCGCGAGCGGGCCGAAACGCTGGCCCGGGAGCTGGCCGACTGCCCTCCCCTGCTCCTCGGGGCGGTGGAACGCAACCGCACGGGCCAGGGCAAGCCGGTCTTCAACTGCGCCTTGTGGTGCGAAGGCGGCGAGATCGGGCGGACCGTGCGTAAGACCCTCCTGCCCACCTACGACGTGTTCGACGAGGCGCGCTATTTCGAGCCCGCCCCGGCAGGGGACCCGGAGGCCAACCTCATCCGGCACAACGGCCACACCCTGGCCGTGACCATCTGCGAAGACGCCTGGAACGACAAGGACTACTGGGACGCCCGGACCTATGCCCGCGATCCGCTTGAGGAGGCCGCCGCGGGCGCGCCGGACATCATCCTCAACCTGTCCGCCTCGCCCCTCTTCCTGGGCAAGCAGCAGCTCCGCGAGGACATGCTCGGGGCCGTGGCCCGCAAATACGCCGTGCCCCTGGTCTACGCCAACCAGACGGGCGGCAACGACGATCTGGTCTTCGACGGCCGGTCCTGCGCCTTCGCCCCGAACGGCGAGCTCCTGGCGCGGGCCGCCGGATTCGAGGAGGATGTGCTCATCGTGGACACCGCCGATCCGGCGGCCAATACCGTTTCCAATGACAATTTCAGCCGCGAATCCGAAACATGGCACGCCTTGGTCGCGGGCACCCGCGACTATGTACGCAAGAGCGGCTTCTCCACGGCCCTGGTGGGGCTTTCGGGAGGCATCGACTCGGCCGTGACCGCCGTGGTGGCCGCCGAAGCATTGGGCGCGGAGAACGTGACCTGCGTGCTCATGCCCTCGCCCTATTCAAGCCGGGGCTCAATCGACGATTCCCTGGAGTTGGCGAAAAATCTCGGGGTGAAAACCCTGACCCTGCCCATCGAGCCGATCATGCGGGCGTTCGACGAGGCCCTTGCCGAACCGTTCGCGGGGTATGCCGAGGACACGACCGAGGAGAACATCCAGTCGCGCATCCGGGGCAACCTGCTCATGGCCCTGTCCAACAAATACGGCGCGCTGCTCCTGACAACGGGCAACAAGTCGGAGCTGGCCGTGGGCTACTGCACCATTTACGGAGACATGTCCGGCGGGTTCGCGGTCATCTCGGATGTGGACAAGACCGGGGTTTTCAACCTGGCCAGGTGGTACAATGCCGAGGTGGCCCCGCACATTCCCGAGGCGATCATCACCAAGCCGCCGTCCGCCGAGCTCAGGCCCGACCAGAAGGATCAGGATTCCCTGCCCGACTACGCGGTGCTGGACGCCATCCTGGCCCTGCACGTGGAGCACCAGAAATCCCGGCGGGAAATCATCGCGGAAGGTTTTGACGCGGAGACGGTCGGAAAGGTCCTCAACCTGGTGCGGATCGCCGAGTTCAAACGCCGCCAGGCCGCGCCCGGCATCAAGCTCACCCCGCGCTCGTTCGGCACGGGCTGGCGTATGCCGCTGGCCTGCCGCCGCAACCTCTAG
- a CDS encoding sigma-54-dependent transcriptional regulator, whose product MAAKILIIDDEESIRLSLRGILEDEGFSVEEAESGEQGLELLGIDIPDLVFLDIWLPGMDGLECLGIISRDYEGLPVIMISGHGTIETAVKALKEGAFDFIEKPLSLEKVVVSARNGLEFSRLRQENQALKTRISSEQPVTLTGESSPISSLREVIGRVAPTESWVLITGENGTGKEIVARSIHEQSSRAERPMVAVNCAAIPEDLIESELFGHEKGAFTGANKAQEGKFELADGSTLFLDEIGDMSLKTQAKILRILQEQAFEHVGGRKTIKVDVRVIAATNKDLAREIEAGNFREDLYYRLKVFPLELPPLRDRTEDIPLLINDFVNTLVRQHGFKPIAFAPKAVAVLKQYSWPGNVRELKNFVERMFIMYAGETVTPDRLPPEFKPAPNAPARNARPATENGGLDDLINQGPADLKQARADFEARFLEAKLREFDGNISQLAKAIGLERSSLYRKLKAYNIQTD is encoded by the coding sequence ATGGCCGCAAAAATCCTGATTATCGACGACGAAGAGTCCATCCGCCTCTCCCTGCGCGGCATCCTTGAGGACGAGGGCTTCTCCGTGGAGGAGGCCGAATCCGGCGAGCAGGGCCTGGAACTGCTCGGCATCGACATCCCGGACCTGGTCTTTCTCGACATCTGGCTGCCCGGCATGGACGGTCTGGAGTGCCTGGGAATCATCTCCCGCGATTACGAGGGACTGCCCGTGATAATGATCTCGGGCCACGGGACCATCGAAACCGCGGTCAAGGCGTTGAAGGAGGGAGCCTTCGACTTCATCGAAAAGCCGCTCTCCCTGGAAAAGGTCGTGGTCTCGGCTCGCAACGGCCTGGAATTCTCCCGTCTGCGCCAGGAAAACCAGGCCCTCAAGACGCGCATTTCCTCGGAGCAGCCCGTCACCCTGACCGGCGAGTCCTCGCCCATCTCCTCCCTCAGGGAGGTCATCGGCCGCGTCGCCCCCACCGAATCCTGGGTGCTCATCACCGGCGAGAACGGCACTGGCAAGGAGATCGTGGCCCGGTCCATCCACGAGCAGTCGTCGCGGGCCGAACGCCCCATGGTGGCGGTCAACTGCGCGGCCATCCCCGAGGATCTCATCGAATCGGAACTTTTCGGCCACGAAAAAGGGGCCTTCACCGGCGCGAACAAGGCCCAGGAGGGCAAGTTCGAATTGGCCGACGGGTCCACCCTGTTCCTGGACGAGATCGGCGACATGAGCCTCAAGACCCAGGCCAAGATACTGCGCATTCTTCAGGAACAGGCCTTCGAACACGTGGGCGGACGCAAGACCATCAAGGTGGACGTGCGCGTCATCGCGGCCACCAACAAGGACCTGGCCAGAGAGATCGAGGCCGGGAATTTCCGCGAGGACCTCTACTACCGACTCAAGGTCTTCCCCCTGGAGCTGCCGCCTTTGCGCGACCGCACCGAAGACATCCCCCTGCTCATCAACGACTTCGTGAACACCCTGGTCCGCCAGCACGGCTTCAAGCCCATCGCGTTCGCGCCCAAAGCCGTCGCCGTGCTCAAGCAGTACTCGTGGCCGGGCAATGTCCGCGAACTCAAAAATTTTGTGGAACGCATGTTCATCATGTACGCGGGGGAAACCGTCACCCCGGACCGGCTGCCCCCGGAATTCAAGCCCGCCCCGAACGCACCGGCGCGGAATGCGCGGCCCGCCACAGAAAACGGCGGCCTGGACGACCTCATCAACCAGGGCCCGGCCGATCTCAAACAGGCCCGCGCCGACTTCGAGGCCCGCTTCCTGGAAGCCAAGCTCAGGGAGTTCGACGGCAACATCTCGCAGCTCGCCAAGGCCATCGGACTCGAACGCAGTTCCCTTTACCGAAAACTCAAGGCTTACAACATCCAGACGGACTGA